A window of the Desulforapulum autotrophicum HRM2 genome harbors these coding sequences:
- a CDS encoding GGDEF domain-containing protein, protein MENPTGMMTTIGVLLLNIGLYSIFPLYFTTMTSRLRTPAFYMYISIVLVVGGLAGAIYSFPLSETLHISGGNLAYGAFMMSTVMLIIIERDVSTFRNIIQLVVQVDIFVFAGFNFLAWLLDSKLVLNTVHIPSAIFNVSLWVLIIGGVLILGEILVLLLIFLQVRRLISNISALAFIYTFAFILILCADGVLFPILAFGLSPELVSIIFGNVSGKAIMAACYSVPMLGFYLIFRKKFIRFLDTPLPMNELIKAPRKKLLETLYHYEIRDQQFQRDKQELMEISERDELTTLANRRKFDQTFQTEWSRCQREEQFLTLVIGDIDFFKQYNDTYGHNQGDICLKKIAALWGNIFNRPSDLAARIGGEEFTILLPNTSPELALSSLHHFLTTLKEQPIPHHTSSIASHVTLSIGLAGCIPQKDTSPEALFILADQRLYAAKQGGRNRIVAE, encoded by the coding sequence ATGGAAAACCCAACAGGAATGATGACGACAATTGGCGTCTTGTTGCTTAATATCGGGTTATATTCTATTTTTCCGTTGTATTTTACGACAATGACCTCCCGCCTGCGCACGCCGGCATTCTACATGTATATCAGCATTGTACTCGTTGTGGGTGGACTTGCTGGCGCTATCTACTCATTTCCCCTCTCTGAAACCCTTCATATCTCGGGTGGCAATCTGGCCTATGGCGCCTTTATGATGAGCACAGTAATGCTGATCATTATTGAGCGTGATGTCAGCACCTTCCGAAATATAATTCAGCTGGTGGTTCAGGTGGATATCTTTGTGTTTGCAGGGTTTAATTTCCTGGCATGGTTACTTGATTCCAAGCTCGTTTTGAACACTGTTCACATTCCCTCAGCTATTTTTAATGTTTCACTGTGGGTTCTCATTATTGGAGGGGTGTTGATCCTGGGTGAGATCCTGGTCCTTTTGCTGATCTTTCTGCAGGTCCGCAGGTTAATTTCAAACATCTCCGCACTCGCCTTCATCTATACGTTTGCATTTATTTTGATTCTATGTGCAGATGGCGTGCTCTTTCCCATTCTGGCCTTTGGACTCAGTCCAGAACTTGTCAGTATCATTTTTGGCAATGTCTCAGGAAAGGCCATTATGGCCGCCTGCTACAGTGTTCCAATGCTGGGGTTTTATCTGATCTTTCGAAAGAAATTTATCCGTTTTCTTGATACGCCGCTGCCAATGAATGAGTTGATCAAGGCTCCCCGGAAAAAATTGTTAGAAACATTATATCACTATGAAATTCGGGATCAACAATTCCAGCGAGACAAACAGGAACTCATGGAAATTTCAGAACGAGATGAACTGACCACCCTTGCGAACAGGCGCAAGTTTGACCAAACATTTCAGACAGAATGGTCCCGGTGCCAGCGAGAAGAACAATTTTTGACCCTTGTGATTGGTGACATTGATTTTTTCAAACAGTACAACGATACATATGGGCATAATCAAGGGGATATCTGCCTGAAAAAAATAGCGGCCCTATGGGGAAACATCTTCAACAGGCCATCAGATCTTGCCGCACGAATTGGTGGTGAAGAGTTTACCATTCTTTTACCCAATACATCTCCAGAACTGGCATTATCAAGCCTTCATCATTTTCTGACCACTTTGAAGGAACAGCCGATCCCCCATCATACGTCATCCATCGCTTCCCACGTCACGCTGAGCATTGGTTTAGCAGGCTGTATTCCACAAAAAGACACATCTCCAGAAGCGCTGTTCATTCTCGCAGATCAACGGTTATATGCGGCCAAACAGGGTGGGCGAAATCGAATTGTCGCTGAATGA
- a CDS encoding 3-hydroxyacyl-CoA dehydrogenase produces MNIKGCTAVVTGGASGLGEACVRELSANGAGVAIFDFDETRGRKAASESGDSIIFCKTDVSDENSVKAAIAKTIGAFGKIHFTINCAGIGTPARVLSKKGPMPLELFNKVLQVNLVGTMNVLRLTAEKMIDNGPNPDGEKGVIINTASIAAFEGQIGQAAYSASKGGIVGMTLPIAREFASYGIRVMTIAPGLFETPMLAGLSKEVKQSIIADIPFPKRLARPAEFALLAKHIIENPILNGETIRLDSCIRLGIK; encoded by the coding sequence ATGAATATTAAAGGATGTACAGCCGTTGTGACCGGGGGAGCCTCTGGACTTGGAGAGGCATGTGTTCGTGAATTGTCAGCCAATGGCGCAGGGGTTGCCATTTTTGATTTTGATGAAACAAGGGGCCGCAAAGCAGCATCGGAATCGGGAGATTCGATTATTTTCTGTAAGACAGATGTTTCCGATGAAAATAGTGTGAAAGCAGCCATTGCAAAAACCATTGGGGCTTTTGGAAAAATTCATTTCACCATTAACTGTGCCGGTATCGGCACCCCTGCCAGGGTGCTTTCCAAAAAAGGCCCCATGCCCCTTGAGCTGTTCAACAAAGTTCTCCAGGTGAATCTTGTGGGGACAATGAATGTGCTTCGTCTTACCGCGGAAAAGATGATAGACAACGGTCCGAACCCGGACGGTGAAAAAGGGGTTATTATCAATACCGCATCCATTGCCGCCTTTGAAGGACAAATCGGACAGGCGGCCTACAGTGCATCCAAAGGTGGCATTGTGGGGATGACTCTTCCCATTGCCCGTGAGTTTGCATCCTATGGTATCCGGGTTATGACCATTGCGCCGGGGCTGTTTGAAACACCCATGCTGGCAGGCCTTTCGAAAGAGGTAAAACAATCCATCATTGCCGACATTCCTTTTCCCAAGCGTCTGGCCAGACCTGCTGAATTTGCGCTTCTGGCGAAACATATTATTGAAAATCCGATTTTAAACGGTGAAACCATCCGGCTGGATTCATGTATTCGGCTGGGCATTAAATAA